A window from Chitinophagales bacterium encodes these proteins:
- a CDS encoding gliding motility-associated C-terminal domain-containing protein, giving the protein MSIFKLTSVLFFLCLSSGLFAQGACPAVDITNTPSVSCYGSSDGSATANVSGGSGNFSYSWSTGANTPSINFLPAGIYYVDVLDLNTGCKVFDLAVIDEPDQLTSNLSITDVLCYGENTGAIDLTVNGGTQPYNYSWDNGSNSEDLNGISAGSYSVTVTDANGCSASFDAVVTQPNTPLGATITGTDPACRGDFNGSVILEVFGGTPAYDFNWNGGTYLTQNLNNVPAGTYTVTVRDDNNCVVNKSVTLTDPPVLSSNFTKQDITCYGETDGSIDLTVNGGTPPYSFDWVNSTYDLSYSTEDINNLPADDYTVEITDSRGCKAFNTITITEPAAPLSATINKQNVSCFGDSDGSATITASGGTPPYSYLWANPPSINPGISSLQAGIYHYTVTDIENCTYIDSVEITEPSAPLSLAFDTDSVSCAQGNDGAIDLTVNGGTAPYSYNWNSGTFTTEDISGLFAGNYDVLVTDDKGCTETGSVTIHEPGVFIVQDSITDVDCFGNNTGAIDLNVSGGTLPYSYQWNSSSFSLGHTSRDIDDLFADTYYLEITDANNCVYVDSFVVDEPDLLSTSVQITNVNCHGGSDGEIDLTVNGGVMPYSYQWSNSLGTLPNTSQDLLNIPAEEYEVTVTDFNGCTIQQSAIVTEPQSPLVSTITKTNVSCYGGNDGTASLQVSGGTAPYSISWSNGSSSQNLSGLVANIYTVLIVDANGCQANNQVIINQPSAPLESNFQVTNVPCYGQENGSVITTITGGTPPYSFAWVNSDYVLSESSRNLIDFPADVYILTTTDDKSCELIDTVEITEPPELIVEATITNILCYGDNSGAIDLDVSGGVSPYIYNWSNGASSEDLQNIPAGWYTITVTDANNCERIDSFNVSQPTEALGFDKEVTATKCFGGSDGRIIFLPLGGTAPYDFTWSNTDTTAIVSNLTSGFYQVTLTDANNCTLIDSVFVPQPDRIQIHDSINPVRCYGESSGDIFLDITGGKDPYTFRWSNSEFQLNYFRKDLLDAPTDEYFVELRDSNNCLANASFFLYEPDTLLPNTDIKKITCTGTADGRIGLYPDGGNPPYTYSWNTGSNDSVLSNLDEALYVYTIRDRRGCENIDSIYLSNPDTIRFNAEVEPVSCIDQTDGNITLNPENGHGAYEFEWSNDDFGNPLQNLAGGEYTVTITDYVGCSRDSVIVLPVIEEECLDIPNSFTPNGDGRNDVWMMENLHLYPKIIVRIFNRWGNLVFESKGYSQAWNGERNGQPLPSDTYYYVIDLNNDTKPKSGSITIVR; this is encoded by the coding sequence GTGTCAATATTTAAATTAACAAGCGTATTATTTTTCCTGTGTTTGTCTTCCGGACTTTTTGCCCAGGGAGCATGTCCAGCAGTAGATATCACCAACACACCAAGTGTTTCCTGTTATGGTTCCTCTGATGGCTCGGCTACGGCAAATGTATCCGGAGGAAGTGGCAATTTCAGCTATTCCTGGTCAACAGGAGCCAATACACCCAGTATCAATTTTTTACCGGCAGGAATCTATTATGTAGATGTACTTGACCTCAACACAGGATGTAAGGTTTTTGACCTGGCCGTAATTGATGAACCCGATCAATTGACTTCCAATTTATCTATAACAGATGTTTTGTGCTATGGAGAAAATACAGGAGCTATTGATTTAACTGTCAATGGTGGAACCCAACCTTATAATTATTCCTGGGACAATGGCTCAAACAGTGAAGATTTGAATGGCATAAGTGCCGGATCCTATTCTGTTACTGTTACGGATGCCAATGGTTGTTCTGCCTCATTCGATGCAGTAGTAACGCAACCCAACACCCCATTGGGGGCAACAATCACTGGCACCGATCCTGCTTGCCGGGGCGATTTCAATGGCAGTGTGATTTTAGAGGTTTTTGGCGGAACCCCGGCTTATGATTTCAACTGGAATGGAGGCACCTATTTAACACAAAACCTGAACAATGTACCTGCCGGAACTTATACCGTAACTGTTCGGGACGACAACAATTGTGTTGTGAACAAAAGCGTAACACTTACAGACCCACCTGTCCTCTCCTCTAATTTCACAAAACAAGACATCACCTGCTACGGTGAAACCGATGGTAGTATCGACCTCACAGTTAACGGAGGCACGCCCCCCTACTCTTTCGATTGGGTCAATTCCACCTACGACCTGAGCTATTCCACTGAAGACATCAATAATTTGCCAGCCGATGATTATACTGTTGAAATCACGGACTCAAGAGGCTGCAAGGCTTTTAATACTATAACGATTACCGAACCTGCTGCGCCACTCTCTGCTACAATTAATAAACAAAATGTAAGCTGTTTTGGCGATAGCGATGGTTCTGCCACCATTACAGCTTCCGGGGGCACACCACCTTATTCCTATTTGTGGGCAAATCCTCCCTCAATAAATCCCGGAATTAGCAGTTTACAGGCCGGTATTTACCATTATACCGTTACCGATATAGAAAACTGCACGTATATTGACTCTGTTGAAATCACTGAACCCAGCGCACCATTGTCACTTGCTTTTGATACCGACAGTGTTTCCTGTGCACAGGGAAATGACGGAGCCATAGATTTAACTGTCAATGGAGGCACTGCGCCATACAGCTACAACTGGAACAGCGGAACATTTACTACTGAAGATATCTCCGGGCTATTTGCCGGAAATTACGATGTTTTGGTAACTGACGACAAAGGCTGCACTGAAACAGGAAGTGTTACAATCCACGAACCGGGCGTTTTTATTGTACAGGATTCCATAACGGATGTGGATTGTTTTGGCAATAATACCGGGGCAATTGATCTGAACGTAAGTGGCGGAACCTTGCCTTATTCTTACCAATGGAACAGTTCCTCTTTTTCACTGGGCCATACAAGCCGTGATATTGACGATTTATTTGCCGATACATACTACCTGGAGATTACCGATGCCAACAATTGTGTCTATGTTGATTCATTTGTTGTGGATGAACCTGACCTACTCAGTACTTCAGTGCAAATAACGAATGTAAATTGCCACGGTGGAAGTGATGGTGAAATTGATCTCACTGTAAATGGAGGTGTAATGCCCTACAGCTACCAATGGTCAAACAGCCTGGGAACCTTGCCCAATACAAGCCAGGACTTGCTCAATATACCAGCGGAGGAATATGAAGTTACCGTAACGGATTTCAACGGATGTACCATACAGCAAAGTGCAATAGTTACAGAGCCCCAATCACCATTGGTTTCTACAATCACAAAAACCAATGTTTCCTGCTATGGGGGAAATGATGGAACCGCAAGTTTGCAGGTAAGCGGTGGTACTGCTCCATATAGTATCAGTTGGTCAAATGGTTCATCTTCGCAAAACCTGAGCGGACTTGTCGCCAATATTTACACCGTGTTGATCGTGGATGCAAATGGCTGCCAGGCCAACAACCAGGTGATTATCAACCAACCATCGGCTCCGCTGGAAAGCAATTTCCAGGTAACAAATGTACCCTGCTATGGACAGGAAAACGGCTCGGTAATCACTACCATTACCGGTGGAACACCTCCCTATAGCTTTGCCTGGGTAAACTCTGATTATGTATTGAGCGAAAGCAGCAGAAACCTGATTGATTTCCCTGCCGATGTTTATATTCTCACCACTACTGACGACAAATCCTGCGAATTGATAGATACCGTAGAAATTACAGAACCGCCCGAACTGATAGTTGAAGCTACAATTACCAATATTCTATGCTATGGCGACAACAGCGGAGCAATCGACCTGGATGTAAGCGGTGGTGTTTCCCCGTATATATACAATTGGTCAAATGGAGCCTCAAGCGAGGATTTACAGAATATTCCTGCCGGATGGTACACTATAACTGTAACCGATGCCAATAATTGTGAGCGCATAGACAGTTTCAATGTAAGCCAACCCACAGAAGCACTGGGTTTTGACAAGGAAGTGACTGCTACAAAATGTTTTGGAGGAAGTGATGGCCGCATTATTTTCCTGCCACTTGGCGGCACAGCCCCTTATGATTTTACCTGGTCAAATACCGATACCACGGCAATAGTGAGCAATCTTACTTCGGGCTTTTATCAGGTTACTTTGACGGATGCCAACAATTGCACTCTAATAGATTCAGTATTTGTGCCGCAGCCCGACCGCATTCAAATCCATGACTCCATCAATCCGGTGCGCTGCTATGGTGAAAGCAGCGGGGATATTTTCCTGGATATTACCGGGGGGAAAGATCCTTATACTTTCCGATGGTCAAACAGCGAGTTTCAGTTGAATTATTTCAGAAAAGATTTACTCGATGCGCCCACTGATGAATATTTTGTTGAGTTGAGAGACAGCAATAATTGCCTTGCCAACGCAAGCTTTTTCCTTTACGAACCCGACACTTTGCTTCCAAATACCGACATCAAAAAAATCACCTGTACCGGAACAGCCGATGGCAGAATTGGACTGTATCCCGATGGGGGTAATCCGCCCTATACCTATTCCTGGAATACAGGCAGCAACGATTCAGTACTCAGCAATTTAGATGAAGCACTTTATGTCTATACCATTCGCGACAGAAGAGGCTGTGAAAATATCGACAGTATTTATCTGAGCAATCCCGATACCATCCGTTTCAATGCCGAAGTAGAACCTGTGAGTTGTATTGACCAAACAGATGGCAACATTACATTAAATCCTGAAAATGGGCATGGCGCTTATGAATTTGAATGGTCAAACGATGACTTTGGAAATCCATTGCAAAACCTGGCAGGAGGGGAATATACTGTTACCATCACCGATTATGTGGGTTGTTCGAGGGATTCTGTTATTGTGCTTCCGGTGATTGAAGAAGAATGCCTGGATATTCCCAATTCCTTCACACCGAACGGAGATGGAAGAAATGATGTTTGGATGATGGAAAATCTGCACCTTTATCCTAAAATAATTGTTCGAATATTTAATCGCTGGGGCAATTTGGTGTTTGAATCCAAGGGATATAGTCAAGCCTGGAATGGTGAGCGAAACGGACAGCCGTTGCCTTCAGACACCTACTATTATGTAATAGATTTAAATAATGATACCAAACCCAAATCGGGTTCGATAACCATTGTAAGATAA
- a CDS encoding gliding motility-associated C-terminal domain-containing protein, translated as MKTADKIILLLAFLLLGFLPSDKAHAQTFQVNDQLTFEAVNRNMWGPGSAFSLNFRQTLFNVGFPYTTTTLGGIGNIAGFQVGARITIGAGFGLAAYFEIAGFSGGRVDVLYPIDITLDVPSPNTFEKGETIVIGSDYTVQEPPASLDTEFPQGGNIGFYIDLNVRFSLSGQLCLGGCINLPNINVNASPTITLFEITPTSVTYPCVLVTPCGGTGRPPCIPSICTTTFLPANISQPSLGIDLYLDIPNTQTTSSVRPDKCLLADGEYTYVILTLDLLRYLEIFAGFIPPPAGPIIQNVIGNLSNTFSLPFGATLSYTIFSAHLQFSVTNRQRFTYCPTITGMLEFPTVVQFFETDPGGNITRSGIAQNVPLEIGNDLNVVYPCHFDWMDVETSYSESNDFTNRTYDSLSINIIFKVLEFNFHVPSFTLIPRICFPRVCVPYPSMCGWSPCIKYACTPAFCTPAVTTPPINLSLGPLYNPNIPLADFQWDYFNDTWEIVGTETSTSSQFRLVPRDYFALMTGVDILCYGDTSGQATVTVTNGEPPFTYEWSNGQVVTSSNNSNTMTGLPAGTHYVIVSNDYGCVAFEEIYINQPLEPLSILTSDVQDALCKNTPTGSIDVTAQGGTPPYSYTWSPSAGNSRTINNLAAGNYDLTITDANNCEITSSYTIGEPDSLIVSLSKTDVSCNGGDDGAIQLSVSGGTEPYRFNWSNGATTRHISNLIAGNYTVTVTDTNNCQNIQSITIDEPAQPLSATVVSTTDVLCYGGNNGEIELNITGGTAPYRVLWSNSNGIQLSTKATIASNLFADTYEARVIDTMGCEFTIQATIDGPAAPLNTSLDITHVMCSGENTGSIDLEVSGGTPPYTYNWDNGSNNQDLQNLTAGTYIVEVTDANNCSILDTAIINEPAAALAGQLTVENVSCNGGSDGSINTSISGGTGPYSYLWSDANTNANNENLSAGTYDVTVTDDNACEIILSATITEPDALVLSSTQTDVSCYDGEDGSLEIQISGGIAPYTIQWVNSNQFIMTQKSRILNNLSADTYTATVTDSNNCTEQISITITEPQAPLNATFTVDSVNCFAGNDGAITTSVSGGTAPYTYNWSNGAATANISNLGSGNYALTITDNNNCEWIDSVFVPQPEDSLSLEYSSKNVSCFGGNDGFIDISVNGGTPPYTYNWTWTGGSSSQEDLNNLVARTYTLLLTDDNGCTLNEVIDITEPATPLDITYGTVDVNCHGGDDGIISVNVSGGTSPYTYYWSNSSSIVLSATGPNLQGMKADTFRVIVTDTLGCIDSADIAITEPAQALSATASTKNVLCKGSNEGEISLSVSGGTTPYSYNWSNGENTATIDSLTSGQYSVTITDANNCTLTDSYNITEPNMLRAETTVKDVACKGDASGELKVYVTGGTEPYSYNWSNGETTFDLFDLSTGSYTVTVTDSNGCEVISGGFVDEPLNTLTMSTSSVDATCFGKKDGRIGAKIFGGTPPYKYYWSDTLRLTSNQSESFDSVGAGQYLFRVVDDNGCEVTSVETIDQPDPVELELFSTDLNCYSGSDGSATAIASGGTAPYQYVWSTGDSTSVITGLSFGEYTVTAIDTMECTATASTSTYAPEKLEVSIKKVDNLSCFNQNDGSIEVEVNGGSGEISYRWSTGATTRYINNLPPGDYSVTVTDQNNCSDTASASISETDVECLRIPNSFTPNGDGKNDTWVLGNIDMFPNVKIKIFNKWGNLLYESNGYATPWDGTVNGEELPADTYYYIIDLNNGTPEFSGPLTIVR; from the coding sequence TTGAAAACTGCTGATAAAATAATCCTATTGCTTGCCTTTTTGCTGTTGGGTTTCCTCCCCAGTGATAAAGCCCATGCCCAAACTTTCCAGGTGAATGATCAATTGACCTTTGAGGCAGTGAACCGCAATATGTGGGGGCCGGGCTCTGCCTTCAGCCTCAATTTCAGACAAACTTTGTTCAATGTTGGTTTTCCTTACACCACCACCACTTTGGGGGGTATTGGAAATATTGCCGGTTTCCAGGTAGGTGCAAGAATTACCATCGGTGCTGGTTTTGGCCTTGCCGCTTATTTTGAAATTGCCGGATTCTCCGGTGGCCGGGTAGATGTGCTCTACCCTATCGACATTACCCTGGATGTGCCTTCGCCCAATACCTTTGAGAAGGGCGAAACCATTGTAATCGGCAGTGACTATACCGTTCAGGAACCTCCTGCCTCGCTCGATACTGAATTTCCCCAGGGTGGAAATATCGGTTTTTATATTGACTTGAATGTGCGCTTTTCGCTAAGTGGCCAACTCTGTTTGGGAGGCTGTATCAATTTGCCCAATATCAATGTAAATGCCAGCCCAACGATTACCCTGTTTGAAATTACACCTACTTCGGTAACCTATCCCTGTGTATTGGTGACTCCCTGTGGCGGAACTGGACGACCACCTTGTATCCCGAGTATTTGTACCACTACCTTTTTGCCAGCAAACATCTCTCAACCAAGCCTGGGCATTGACTTGTATCTCGATATTCCCAATACACAAACCACAAGCAGTGTAAGGCCTGATAAATGTTTATTGGCTGACGGGGAATACACTTATGTGATACTTACGCTCGACCTGCTTCGCTATCTTGAAATATTTGCCGGATTTATTCCTCCACCTGCAGGGCCTATTATACAGAATGTTATTGGCAACCTGAGCAATACTTTTTCCTTACCCTTTGGTGCAACGCTGAGCTACACCATTTTTTCCGCACATCTTCAATTCAGTGTAACAAACCGGCAAAGGTTTACTTATTGCCCCACCATAACGGGGATGCTTGAATTTCCTACGGTGGTCCAGTTCTTCGAAACCGACCCCGGTGGGAATATTACGCGCTCGGGGATCGCCCAAAATGTTCCCCTGGAGATTGGCAACGACCTGAATGTGGTCTATCCATGCCATTTCGACTGGATGGATGTGGAAACTTCCTATTCTGAATCCAATGATTTCACCAACAGAACATACGACAGCCTTTCTATTAATATAATTTTCAAGGTGCTGGAATTCAACTTCCATGTGCCGAGTTTTACGCTTATTCCACGTATTTGCTTCCCACGTGTGTGTGTGCCCTACCCCAGCATGTGTGGCTGGAGCCCCTGTATCAAATACGCCTGTACACCGGCTTTTTGTACACCAGCAGTTACCACTCCCCCTATAAATCTCAGCCTGGGGCCACTGTACAATCCCAATATTCCCCTGGCAGATTTTCAATGGGATTATTTCAACGATACCTGGGAAATTGTTGGGACTGAAACCTCTACCTCATCCCAATTCAGGCTGGTGCCCAGGGATTATTTTGCCCTAATGACAGGGGTGGATATACTATGCTATGGCGATACCTCAGGGCAAGCTACAGTTACTGTAACCAATGGAGAACCTCCATTTACTTATGAATGGTCAAACGGGCAAGTTGTTACCAGCAGTAACAACAGCAACACCATGACAGGCTTGCCTGCAGGAACCCATTATGTAATTGTAAGCAATGACTACGGCTGTGTTGCTTTTGAAGAAATTTATATCAACCAACCACTTGAACCGCTTAGCATACTCACCAGCGATGTTCAGGATGCGCTTTGCAAAAACACTCCTACAGGCTCAATTGATGTTACAGCGCAGGGTGGCACTCCACCATACAGCTACACTTGGTCACCATCTGCGGGCAACAGCCGGACAATCAATAACCTGGCTGCGGGAAATTATGACCTGACCATCACAGATGCCAATAATTGTGAAATAACAAGCAGCTATACGATTGGCGAGCCTGATTCACTCATCGTAAGCCTCAGCAAAACGGATGTCTCCTGTAATGGTGGAGATGACGGAGCAATCCAATTAAGTGTAAGCGGTGGCACAGAACCTTATCGCTTCAACTGGTCAAATGGCGCAACAACAAGGCACATCAGTAATTTAATTGCAGGCAATTACACTGTAACAGTGACCGATACCAACAATTGCCAAAACATTCAAAGCATAACTATTGACGAACCAGCACAGCCACTTTCTGCCACTGTGGTTTCAACTACGGATGTACTATGCTATGGCGGCAACAATGGCGAAATAGAACTCAATATTACTGGTGGAACAGCTCCATACAGGGTACTCTGGTCCAATTCAAATGGCATTCAACTGAGCACCAAAGCTACAATTGCCAGCAATCTTTTTGCCGACACTTATGAGGCAAGGGTAATTGACACAATGGGCTGTGAATTTACAATACAGGCCACAATTGACGGCCCCGCTGCTCCTTTAAATACTTCACTGGACATTACCCATGTAATGTGTTCTGGTGAAAATACCGGCAGTATCGACCTGGAAGTAAGTGGTGGTACTCCTCCATATACTTACAACTGGGACAATGGTTCCAACAATCAAGACTTGCAGAACTTAACAGCCGGAACCTATATTGTGGAAGTTACTGACGCCAATAACTGCTCAATACTTGATACCGCAATCATCAATGAACCTGCTGCGGCATTGGCGGGTCAATTGACAGTTGAAAATGTTAGCTGTAATGGCGGTAGTGATGGCAGCATCAATACTTCTATTAGCGGTGGCACAGGACCATACTCCTATCTGTGGTCTGATGCTAATACCAATGCAAACAACGAAAACCTTTCTGCCGGAACTTATGATGTTACGGTTACTGACGACAATGCCTGTGAAATTATATTGTCAGCCACAATTACAGAACCTGACGCACTGGTTTTAAGCAGTACCCAAACAGATGTTTCCTGTTATGATGGCGAAGACGGCAGTCTGGAAATACAAATTAGCGGTGGTATTGCACCATACACCATTCAGTGGGTCAATTCCAACCAGTTTATCATGACCCAAAAGTCAAGAATACTGAACAATCTTTCTGCCGACACTTATACCGCTACAGTCACAGATTCAAATAATTGCACAGAACAAATCAGCATAACAATTACTGAACCTCAAGCTCCTTTGAATGCTACGTTTACTGTGGATTCCGTGAATTGCTTTGCAGGAAATGACGGAGCAATAACTACAAGTGTCTCCGGTGGAACAGCTCCATATACATACAACTGGTCTAACGGTGCTGCTACTGCAAACATCAGCAATCTCGGCAGTGGAAATTATGCACTTACCATTACCGACAACAACAATTGCGAATGGATTGACAGTGTATTTGTGCCACAGCCTGAAGATTCACTTTCACTGGAATACAGCTCTAAAAATGTATCCTGCTTTGGTGGGAATGATGGATTTATCGATATCAGTGTAAATGGTGGCACTCCTCCATATACCTACAACTGGACATGGACAGGCGGCAGCAGCAGTCAGGAAGACCTGAACAATCTGGTAGCTAGAACCTATACCTTGCTGCTTACTGATGACAATGGCTGTACACTAAATGAGGTGATCGATATTACCGAACCTGCTACACCTCTGGATATCACCTATGGAACAGTTGATGTGAATTGCCATGGAGGTGATGATGGCATTATATCGGTAAATGTATCAGGCGGAACAAGTCCTTATACCTATTACTGGTCTAATTCCTCTTCAATTGTACTTTCTGCAACAGGGCCAAACCTACAAGGAATGAAAGCAGACACTTTCAGGGTAATTGTTACCGATACGCTTGGATGCATAGATTCTGCCGATATTGCCATTACAGAACCTGCCCAGGCATTAAGCGCAACTGCCTCAACTAAAAATGTACTTTGCAAAGGCAGCAATGAAGGTGAAATCTCATTGAGTGTAAGTGGTGGAACTACGCCTTATTCCTACAATTGGTCAAACGGAGAAAACACCGCGACTATTGACAGTTTAACAAGTGGACAGTATTCCGTAACTATTACCGATGCAAACAATTGCACCCTGACAGATTCTTACAATATCACAGAGCCCAATATGCTCCGTGCCGAAACCACAGTTAAAGATGTGGCCTGCAAAGGAGATGCTTCAGGTGAGTTGAAAGTGTATGTCACAGGTGGAACAGAACCATACAGCTACAACTGGTCAAACGGGGAAACTACCTTTGATCTATTCGACCTCTCAACTGGTTCATATACCGTGACCGTGACCGATTCCAATGGCTGTGAAGTTATTTCCGGTGGCTTTGTCGATGAACCACTGAACACGTTGACAATGTCAACAAGCAGTGTGGATGCCACGTGCTTTGGCAAAAAGGACGGCAGGATCGGGGCGAAAATATTTGGAGGCACACCACCCTATAAATACTACTGGAGCGATACGCTCAGGTTGACAAGCAATCAAAGTGAAAGCTTTGACAGTGTAGGTGCAGGACAATATTTATTCCGTGTAGTTGACGACAATGGCTGTGAAGTGACTTCAGTGGAAACCATTGATCAGCCGGATCCGGTTGAACTAGAGCTTTTCAGTACAGACCTGAATTGCTACAGTGGCTCAGACGGTTCGGCAACAGCTATTGCCAGTGGAGGCACCGCTCCATACCAATATGTCTGGTCAACAGGAGATTCCACTTCCGTGATCACCGGCCTTTCATTCGGAGAATATACTGTTACCGCAATTGATACAATGGAATGTACGGCAACTGCAAGCACAAGCACTTATGCACCTGAAAAATTAGAAGTAAGCATCAAAAAAGTAGATAATTTAAGCTGTTTCAACCAAAATGACGGATCTATTGAAGTTGAAGTTAATGGTGGTTCAGGTGAAATAAGTTACAGGTGGTCAACCGGTGCTACAACAAGGTATATCAATAATTTACCTCCCGGGGATTACTCCGTGACTGTTACAGATCAAAACAATTGCAGTGATACCGCAAGTGCCAGTATTTCTGAAACGGATGTTGAATGTCTGAGGATACCCAATTCATTTACTCCAAACGGGGATGGCAAAAACGACACCTGGGTTTTGGGCAATATCGACATGTTCCCAAATGTAAAAATTAAAATTTTCAACAAATGGGGAAATCTCCTTTATGAATCAAATGGTTATGCAACACCATGGGATGGAACCGTAAATGGCGAAGAACTGCCTGCTGACACCTATTACTATATTATAGATTTGAATAACGGAACCCCGGAGTTTTCCGGGCCTTTAACCATTGTGAGATAA